The Clostridium beijerinckii genomic sequence TAGATTTAGCACTTAAATATGATTGTGAAATTATTGGAGTTAATAATAGAGATTTAAAAAATTTCAATGTTTCGTTAGATATAACTAAAGAATTAATTCGGTGTATTCCAAAAGATAAGATAATAATAGCTGAAAGTGGAATCATGAGTATAGAAGATTTGAATGTAATTAAGGAATATGGAGTAGATGGAGTTTTAATTGGAGAATTATTTATGAGAAAAATAAATGATTCTGAATTTAAAGCTAAATATAAAGAATTTAGAAATAATAAGTAATTTATAAATCTAAAATAATATTAGATTATGTGAGGATTTGATATGATTCAAGTTAAAATTTGTGGGATAACTAATAAGAATGAGATTAAATATTTAAATATATTAAAGCCAGAATATATGGGATTTGTTTTTACAAAAAGTAAAAGACAGGTAACAGTAAGAGAAGCTAAACAGTTATCTAATAATTTAGATAAACAAATAAAAATCGTTGGAGTATTTAAAGATAATTCTATAGATGAAATTCTAGATGTAATTAACATACTACCTTTAAATATTATTCAGCTTCATGGAAAAGAAGATGAAAACTTTATATCATCGTTAAAGGCAAGAGTGGAGAAATCAGTAAGTATATGGAAAGCATTATCAATAAGCGATGCTGAAAATATAAGAAAATATGCAGATCATAAGTATAGAGATTCAATTGATAATATCCTTATTGATGGGGATAAACCAGGTAGTGGAGAAACTTTTCCATTAGAAGATATATGCGAATTATTAAAAGTAGATTCTAACAAGGAAAATAATTGTAATCTAACTAACAATACCTGCAGTTTCTTTTTGGCAGGTGGTATAACACCAGAAAATGTAGCTGAAAGAATAGTGAAAGTAAGTCCTTATGGAATTGATGTTTCATCAGGGATAGAAATAACAAATGAAGATGGAACTAGAACAAAATCTTTTGAAAAGATGAGAAGTTTAATTGAAAAAGTGAGAGCAATTAATATTAATTGAATCAAGAAAGGCGGAAAAGTAATGAAAGGTAGATTTAATGAATTTGGGGGGCAATATGTTCCTGAAACTGTAATGAATGCACTTATTGAACTTGAAGATGCTTACAATAAGGTGATAGATGATAAAGAATTTATGGATGAGTACATGTATTATTTAAACTATTATACAGGAAGACCAAGTCCACTTTATTATGCTGAAAATATGACAAAAGATTTAGGTGGGGCAAAAATTTATTTAAAGAGAGAAGATTTAAATCATACTGGCGCTCATAAAATTAATAATGCTTTAGGACAAGTACTCTTAGCTAAAAGAATGGGTAAGAAGAAAGTTATAGCAGAAACAGGTGCTGGACAACATGGCGTTGCAACAGCTACAGTAGCAGCAAAGTTTGGCTTGGAATGTAAGATATTTATGGGAGAAGAAGACATAAAGAGACAAGCTATGAATGTTAAGAAGATGGAACTTTTGGGTGCTGAAGTTGTTCCAGTATTAAATGGAGTAAGAACATTAAATGATGCAGTAACTGAAGCAATTAGATATTGGGCCTCAAATGTAGAAGATACATACTATGTTTTAGGAACAGCTGCTGGTCCTCACCCATATCCAACTATGGTTAGGAATTTCCAAAGAGTTATAGGTGATGAAGCTAGAAAGCAAATATTAGAGCTTGAAGGAAGGCTACCGGATTATATCTTAGCTCCAGTTGGTGGAGGAAGCAATGCAATAGGAATATTTTATCCATTTATTCACGACAAGGAAGTTAATCTTATTGGAGTTGAAGCTGCAGGTAAAGGTATTGAAACTGGAGAACATGCAGCAACCATTACAAAGAAGGAAAAAGGAATCTTACATGGAATGTTGAGTTATGTACTTCAGGATAATGATGGTGGAGTGCTTGAAGCATATTCAATATCAGCTGGTCTTGATTATCCAGGAGTTGGACCTGAACATGCATATTTAGCTGAAACTAATAGAGCTGAATATGAAAGCATAACAGATGAAGAAGCTGTAAGAGATGGATTTATGTATTTAACAAGAATAGAAGGGATAGTACCAGCCCTTGAATCATCTCATGCTGTAGCATATGCTAAAAAATTAGCACAAACACTTAGCAGCGATAAAATCATAATTGTAAATATTTCAGGGAGAGGAGATAAAGATATGGATGCTGTGCTTGCATATCTAGGTGAAAAATAATGAATAGAATAGATTTATCATTTAATAAAGTAAAAGAAGAAAATAGAAAAGCCTTAATACCTTTTGTAACATGTGGGGCAGATTTCACGGTTGAAGAAACAGCTGATTTGATAGTGTCTTTAGAAAAAGAAGGAGCAACTATAGTTGAAATTGGAGTGCCTTTTAGAGATCCTCTTGCTGATGGCCCAGTAATACAAAATGCATATACTAAAGCGCTTCAAAATGGAACAAAAGTAAAAGACGTATTTAGATGTGTAGAATTAATAAGGGGAAAATCAGAAGTTCCGATTGTATTAATGGTGTATTTCAATGTTGTATACTTTACTGGAGTAGAAAATTTCCTAAAAATAGCGGCAAAAAGCGGTGTAGATGGGCTTATAGTTCCAGATGTCCCTCTAGAGGAGAGGGGAGATCTTGATAAAATTTGTGAAGATAATGGCATATACTTAATTCCTCTAGTGGCTAGAACTTCAAAAGATAGAATAGCAGCAATAACAAAAGGGGCAAAAGGTTTTGTATATTGTGTATCTACAAATGGAACTACAGGGGAAAGAAAAACTTTGGATTCTGGCACTCATGAATATTTAGAAGAAGTTAGAAAGAACGTAGATATACCAATGTGCATCGGTTTTGGAATTTCGTCAAAAGAGGTAGTAAAAGAAGTTAAAGACTATTGTGATGGGGTAATTGTAGGTAGTGCAATAGTGAAGAGAATGGCAGAAGGCAAAGAAGCAGTAATAGATTTCGTGAAAGATTTAAGTGATGGTCTTAAATAATATAAAGTATATTTAATATGAGCTATAAAAAAATATCATATTTATTATTATGATATTTTCAGTTAAATCCACCTTATCGTAAAGATAAAGTGGATTTCATATTTTTATGTTAAACTGGCTGAAGTAGTGAAAAGTATATATTGGATATTTGCTTTATAAGTCCCATTTTTCAATTTGACAGCTAATTATACTTTGCGTACATATTCCTTTTTTGTACCAGTTACATGAGCTACATATTTTATTAAATTTAGCTTCACTAAAATTTTTGTAAATAGTATCTATAATTTCATGAAACGTATATACTTTATTTTCTTTGATATTGTATGTTCGTAAAGTATTATAATCTAATTCATTAACTTTATTTTGAGTGATGCAGCAATTATTAACTTGTCTATTAGGACAATTATTACATAGGATATCACATCCTACAATGAACATAACTTTAGAATAAGGATTTTCCTTAATTAAAGTTACCAATTTATCCATGCCTATTGTAAAATCCTTACTGTATCCTAATCCTTGATAAAAAAATAAGCAATTTATATGATGTGGTCTAAGTAATAACATTTTTATAACTCCATCTAATTTTTCTTCCAGTATATAGCATATAAAAATAGTTTGTCAACCTTATGGAATTGTAAGGTTGACTATTTGCATGATTGATTTATGAAATAGTTTATGTTGAAAATAAAGTTTATGATAAAGAAGTCTATAAAATATCTGGATATGAATTTTTTATAGGAGTAAAATATAATAATACATCAGTTAAAAAATAGTTTTATTAAGGTGTATTGAATATAAATAGTAAATTGTAATTAATAATGTTATAATTTTGAGGAAATGAGGTGTTTAAGTTTATGACAAAAAAGACTAGCAGAAATACAGATATATTAAAAGATACTAAAAATACAACATCTCCTAAAGTGTATTCCTTATTAGTGGAACTAGTAAATGCTGATAGGGAAGATTTAGCTGAAGATGTTCTAAAAATAGATTATCTATTAACATATGCAAATAATTGCGTAAAGGATAAAGATTTAAGAGAGGCAAGGGATACATTAGGAATTGCTAGAAATAGAATTGATAAACTAATTGATAACAGTGTGAATGTTGAATACTTAGTTCATCTTTATGATAAAATTAATTTGAAATTATAAATTATTAGAGATTATTTAAATTATATAGATAAAATATAAATATTAATGTTATAATAAATTAATTTTCATTAAGTAATTGATGATTAAAATATAAAATGTAAAGCGAGAAGAATAAATGAGATTTGAAAGTTTAGAAAAAACCATAAACAAATTAGATAATGATATTGAAGCCTTAAGAAGGGTTAAACAATATTTATCAAATAAAGATGAAATTAATGAAATAAGTGATTTATTAAATAAGGAAAGACAAGTATATGCGGATGAATTGTATATAGGTGATGCTGTAGCTTATAATGAGAGTTTAGAAATATTAAAGCAATTGTTTAATAAAGAATTAGGAAAAGATGAACAAGTTAAATTATTAGAAGATATAAAAGAAATACACGGAAGAAAGTCACCAAATATCAGTAAAAAAAGTCATGGACTTAATGCGTGGCTTAAGTTTCTTGATATCCAATGTGAGTGGATTGAAAATCCTAATAGTGATTGGTCAACATTAATTATAAAAGGATTTATACCAAGGAATAATAATTAAAATATTTTTTAAGAACAAGTAGGTTTTCATATTTCATGGAAACTTATTTTTTTTATTAATTTTTATTATCTTTTATGTGTTAATAAAAAATAGAATACAATTAGAGGTAATCTGTAGAGTATTCTATTTTTAAGTTATTGTATACAATAAGTTTGGATTACTAAGATATATGAGAAATTTATAATGCAAAGTTAAAGAAAAGTCATTATTATGCAAAGCGACTGATACTAATGCATAACTAAGTACTATAATTCAGATAAATATAGAATTTTTAAGAATTATAAAAATAATTTAATTTTATAGTATAAATTTAAAGCCAATGGTTATAGTAATAGTGTAAAGAGAAAATATGTAGTAAAAGATAAAGTTATTAAAAACAACTATATCTTACAAAACTATCATAAATTTAAGATGAAAAAGATGGAAAAGTTATTGACGAGAATAAATAGTAATGGTATGATGTAATTCGTCGCTGAAAGTACGAAATTCAATAACTTAAAGCTGATAAAGTGTTTGAAAAAATGTTTGAAAAGTTTTAAAAAGGGTTGTTGACAAAGTCTGAAAGCGATGATATACTGAGTAAGCTGTCAGAAACGACAGAAACTTGTAAAGCCTTGTAACAACAGGCTTTGGAAAGAAAATTGGTCTTTGAAAATTGAACAGAATAACATAAATACATTTAAGTAAACCAGCAATTCTTTATTTGAGTAAGCTAAGATTAAACTTTTTATTGAGAGTTTGATCCTGGCTCAGGACGAACGCTGGCGGCGTGCTTAACACATGCAAGTCGAGCGATGAAGCTCCTTCGGGAGTGGATTAGCGGCGGACGGGTGAGTAACACGTGGGTAACCAGCCTCATAGAGGGGAATAGCCTTTCGAAAGGAAGATTAATACCGCATAAGATTGTAGTGCCGCATGGCATAGCAATTAAAGGAGTAATCCGCTATGAGATGGACCCGCGTCGCATTAGCTAGTTGGTGAGGTAACGGCTCACCAAGGCGACGATGCGTAGCCGACCTGAGAGGGTGATCGGCCACATTGGGACTGAGACACGGCCCAGACTCCTACGGGAGGCAGCAGTGGGGAATATTGCACAATGGGGGAAACCCTGATGCAGCAACGCCGCGTGAGTGATGACGGTCTTCGGATTGTAAAGCTCTGTCTTCAGGGACGATAATGACGGTACCTGAGGAGGAAGCCACGGCTAACTACGTGCCAGCAGCCGCGGTAATACGTAGGTGGCAAGCGTTGTCCGGATTTACTGGGCGTAAAGGGAGCGTAGGTGGATATTTAAGTGGGATGTGAAATACTCGGGCTTAACCTGGGTGCTGCATTCCAAACTGGATATCTAGAGTGCAGGAGAGGAAAGTAGAATTCCTAGTGTAGCGGTGAAATGCGTAGAGATTAGGAAGAATACCAGTGGCGAAGGCGACTTTCTGGACTGTAACTGACACTGAGGCTCGAAAGCGTGGGGAGCAAACAGGATTAGATACCCTGGTAGTCCACGCCGTAAACGATGAATACTAGGTGTAGGGGTTGTCATGACCTCTGTGCCGCCGCTAACGCATTAAGTATTCCGCCTTGGGAGTACGGTCGCAAGATTAAAACTCAAAGGAATTGACGGGGGCCCGCACAAGCAGCGGAGCATGTGGTTTAATTCGAAGCAACGCGAAGAACCTTACCTAGACTTGACATCTCCTGAATTACCCTTAATCGGGGAAGCCCTTCGGGGCAGGAAGACAGGTGGTGCATGGTTGTCGTCAGCTCGTGTCGTGAGATGTTGGGTTAAGTCCCGCAACGAGCGCAACCCTTATTGTTAGTTGCTACCATTTAGTTGAGCACTCTAGCGAGACTGCCCGGGTTAACCGGGAGGAAGGTGGGGATGACGTCAAATCATCATGCCCCTTATGTCTAGGGCTACACACGTGCTACAATGGCTGGTACAGAGAGATGCTAAACCGCGAGGTGGAGCCAAACTTTAAAACCAGTCTCAGTTCGGATTGTAGGCTGAAACTCGCCTACATGAAGCTGGAGTTGCTAGTAATCGCGAATCAGAATGTCGCGGTGAATACGTTCCCGGGCCTTGTACACACCGCCCGTCACACCATGAGAGTTGGCAATACCCAAAGTTCGTGAGCTAACGCGCAAGCGGGGCAGCGACCTAAGGTAGGGTCAGCGATTGGGGTGAAGTCGTAACAAGGTAGCCGTAGGAGAACCTGCGGCTGGATCACCTCCTTTCTATGGAGAAATCTAGACCAACATGATGTTTGGCTAGTACAGATACATTATTTGTATCAAGATATAAAATACTTGCTCAAAGGTTACTTAAGTATTTGTTCTGTTCAATTTTGAAAGACTAAGTCTTTCAAAACGCGTAGCTTAGTCGCGACAAGTGCGAGAAAGCGAGAATTTTACTCATTCACGTACGTAAATGAGTAAAATTTGAAGCTAACGAAGCAATTGAAGTTAATAAGCAAGCAAGATGTTCTTTGAAAATTGCACATAGATTTAATGTATATATAAAATACAACAAAGCCAAGAATAAATATTCTTTGTGAAATGATTAAAAACAAATTGGAGCAATTTATAATATATATCGCTATATACTATAAATGCGAACCAATTTGCGCAGCTTATTGGAGCTTAGCACGAGGAAGCAAAAAAATTATGAAATGAGCAGTACTTAAATGTACGCGAATGAATAATTTTTGCAGCTGACGAAGTGATAAGATTCAATAAGCAAGCAAAAGGTCAAGCTACAAAGGGCGCATGGTGAATGCCTTGGCATCAGGAGCCGATGAAGGACGCGATAAGCTGCGATAAGCTTCGGGTAGACGCACATAGTCAGAGATCCGAAGATTTCCGAATGAGGAAACTCACATGGGAAACCCCATGTATCATAAAGTGAATACATAGCTTTATGAAGGTATACCCAGGGAACTGAAACATCTAAGTACCTGGAGGAAGAGAAAGAAAAATCGATTTTCTTAGTAGCGGCGAGCGAAAAGGAAAGAGCCCAAACCAGAGATTTATCTCTGGGGTTGCGGACAGAACATAACGAGAAATCATAGTTAATTGAACACAACTGGAAAGTTGGACCACAGTGGGTAATAGTCCCGTAAGTGAAAACTATGATAATCAGTTCTGCACCAGAGTACCACGAGACACGTGAAACCTTGTGGGAAGCAGGGAGGACCACCTCCCAAGGCTAAATACTACCTGATGACCGATAGTGAAGCAGTACCGTGAGGGAAAGGTGAAAAGAACCCCGGGAGGGGAGTGAAATAGAACCTGAAACCATGTGCCTACAACCGATCAGAGCACCTTATGTGTGTGATGATGTGCTTTTTGTAGAACGAGCCAACGAGTTACGGTATGTAGCGAGGTTAAGTACTTAAGGTACGGAGCCGAAGGGAAACCGAGTCTTAATAGGGCGACTAGTTGCATGCTGTAGACCCGAAACCGGGTGACCTATCCATGGCCAGGTTGAAGCGAGGGTAAAACCTCGTGGAGGACCGAACCACGTTGCTGTTGAAAAAGCATGGGATGAGCTGTGGATAGCGGAGAAATTCCAATCGAACTCGGATATAGCTGGTTCTCCTCGAAATAGCTTTAGGGCTAGCGTCGGAAAATGTGAGTAGTGGAGGTAGAGCACTGAATAGGCTAGGGGGC encodes the following:
- a CDS encoding phosphoribosylanthranilate isomerase, whose translation is MIQVKICGITNKNEIKYLNILKPEYMGFVFTKSKRQVTVREAKQLSNNLDKQIKIVGVFKDNSIDEILDVINILPLNIIQLHGKEDENFISSLKARVEKSVSIWKALSISDAENIRKYADHKYRDSIDNILIDGDKPGSGETFPLEDICELLKVDSNKENNCNLTNNTCSFFLAGGITPENVAERIVKVSPYGIDVSSGIEITNEDGTRTKSFEKMRSLIEKVRAININ
- the trpB gene encoding tryptophan synthase subunit beta, producing the protein MKGRFNEFGGQYVPETVMNALIELEDAYNKVIDDKEFMDEYMYYLNYYTGRPSPLYYAENMTKDLGGAKIYLKREDLNHTGAHKINNALGQVLLAKRMGKKKVIAETGAGQHGVATATVAAKFGLECKIFMGEEDIKRQAMNVKKMELLGAEVVPVLNGVRTLNDAVTEAIRYWASNVEDTYYVLGTAAGPHPYPTMVRNFQRVIGDEARKQILELEGRLPDYILAPVGGGSNAIGIFYPFIHDKEVNLIGVEAAGKGIETGEHAATITKKEKGILHGMLSYVLQDNDGGVLEAYSISAGLDYPGVGPEHAYLAETNRAEYESITDEEAVRDGFMYLTRIEGIVPALESSHAVAYAKKLAQTLSSDKIIIVNISGRGDKDMDAVLAYLGEK
- the trpA gene encoding tryptophan synthase subunit alpha, translating into MNRIDLSFNKVKEENRKALIPFVTCGADFTVEETADLIVSLEKEGATIVEIGVPFRDPLADGPVIQNAYTKALQNGTKVKDVFRCVELIRGKSEVPIVLMVYFNVVYFTGVENFLKIAAKSGVDGLIVPDVPLEERGDLDKICEDNGIYLIPLVARTSKDRIAAITKGAKGFVYCVSTNGTTGERKTLDSGTHEYLEEVRKNVDIPMCIGFGISSKEVVKEVKDYCDGVIVGSAIVKRMAEGKEAVIDFVKDLSDGLK
- a CDS encoding DUF1284 domain-containing protein, which produces MLLLRPHHINCLFFYQGLGYSKDFTIGMDKLVTLIKENPYSKVMFIVGCDILCNNCPNRQVNNCCITQNKVNELDYNTLRTYNIKENKVYTFHEIIDTIYKNFSEAKFNKICSSCNWYKKGICTQSIISCQIEKWDL